One genomic segment of Mytilus trossulus isolate FHL-02 chromosome 4, PNRI_Mtr1.1.1.hap1, whole genome shotgun sequence includes these proteins:
- the LOC134716703 gene encoding protein PFC0760c-like — MDKLPVYLVNSIENACNIFNNISFTIHGDESKARISIMFGQSESKQSRRKSKSTERRNNKRMENYIEKFTNTDDNLRIHKRIVQGTVEILDDQLMEIENTNVRSTETDTVIDKCTLELQENKTQLSNTHFKKVDVEKINKVTECAKLSETNEHRLVETMNTENNDTIMSTQNDKQEQSDESDDDSDDDSDDDSEDDDDDDDGDEDDDDDDEDDEDDEDDVEKRVTVDEIISKAVIKKSRMSPDKFIAKIKGNEKLIKYDRGRDKVEEVLPTDSDYYTFKQNVEHDFQDVRNYEFRPDDTDEKLLLIATFAIDNRLYVHKK, encoded by the coding sequence ATGGATAAATTACCTGTTTATTTGGTGAATTCaatagaaaatgcctgtaacatatTTAACAATATATCATTCACAATACACGGGGATGAAAGTAAAGCAAGAATATCTATAATGTTTGGACAAAGTGAGAGTAAACAAAGTAGACGTAAGTCAAAATCTACGGAACGCCGTAATAACAAAAGAATggaaaattatatagaaaaatttacaaatacagATGACAATCTTAGAATACATAAAAGGATTGTTCAAGGAACTGTTGAAATTTTAGATGATCAATTGATGGAGAtcgaaaatacaaatgtaaGGAGCACAGAAACAGACACTGTAATAGATAAATGTACACTTGAATTACAGGAGAACAAAACACAACTTTCAAACACtcatttcaaaaaagttgatgttgagaaaataaacaaagttaCAGAATGTGCTAAATTATCAGAAACTAATGAACATCGGTTAGTTGAAACTATGAACACAGAGAATAATGACACAATAATGTCAActcaaaatgataaacaagagCAGTCTGATGAATCGGATGATGATAGTGATGATGATAGTGATGATGATAGtgaagatgatgatgatgatgatgacggtGATgaggatgatgatgatgatgatgaggaTGATGAGGATGATGAGGATGATGTTGAAAAACGAGTTACTGTTGATGAAATCATTTCGAAAGCGGTGATAAAGAAAAGTAGAATGTCGCCCGATAAATTTATTGCGAAAATAAAAGGGAACGagaaacttataaaatatgacCGGGGACGTGACAAAGTAGAAGAAGTTCTACCAACTGATTCTGACTATTACACATTTAAGCAAAACGTCGAACATGATTTTCAAGATGTAAGAAACTATGAATTTCGTCCGGATGATACTGATGAGAAACTTTTATTGATTGCTACTTTTGCAATTGATAACAGACTTTATGTCCATaagaaatga